The region GAAGGTAAAATACCTTGAAAAAGGGAAATTACTTTTTGCTGAAGGTGATGTTGGCCATAAACGCTTCTATGTAGTGAATAAAGGAGCGATTTCTTTAGAACGCGATAATGATGGGAAGCGGCAAACTATCGATAAGTGTGACGAAGGCGATATTTTTGGCCTCAGGCCTTTATTTGCAAAAGAAAACTACCTCATCAATGCCATTGCCGAAGAAGAAACAATTCTTTACGCAATTCCCATAAAAAAATTCAAACCTCTTTCAGAAGAAAATAAAGAAGTAGGGAATTTCCTAATGCAAAGTTTTGCATCAAACACTCGTAATCCTTATGCTGAAGCTCATAAAGGAAAATTAATTTCAGAAAAAGAACCTGTAGAAAATCAATATAAACCCAACAATAATCTTTTTGAACTTCAGCCCGCACCGGTTACCAGGAAGGTGGTTATGACATCGCCGGAAACCACCATTAAAGCGGCAGCACAATTAATGAGTAAGAAGAAAGTAGGTTCGGTATTAGTGGTGAAAGAAAATATTCCGAAAGGCATTGTAACCGATGAGGACTTTAGAGATATGGTGGCTACAGGTGCTTTTGGAATTGAAACCGAAGTTTCTAAAATTATGGCCTCCCCCGTAATTTGTTATCCGCAGGGCCTCACTATCGCCCAGGCCCAACTCACAATGATGAAACACCATATTAATCATATTTGCATTACCGAAGATGGCACGCCGAATACAAAAGTAGTGGGAATACTTTCAGAACACGATATTATGGTTTCAGAAGGGCATAATCCTTCGGTTTTAATGAAAGCGATTCAGCGAAGCAGTAGCACGAACGAATTAAAGAAAATTCGACATAAAATCACTTTATTGTTGCGTGGATTTCTTGCTGCTAATATTCCGCTAAACCATATCTCTAAAATAATATTTGAATTAAATGATGCCACCATCAAAAGAATAATTGAACGTTGTATTAAAAAGCTGGCTACTCCCCCACCCTGCGATTTTACGTGGATTTCTCTTGGAAGCCAGGGCCGTAAAGAGCAGCTTTTACAAACCGACCAGGACAATGCGTTAATTTTTGAAGATGTTCCCGAAGAAAAGTTGGAAGAAACCCGGGCGTATTTCCTGGAATTAGCCAGAAAAGTAAATAAACGCCTGAATATTATTGGTTACGAATTTTGCCCCGCTGAAATGATGGCGAAAAACCCTAAATACTGCCTGAGTTTAAGTGAATGGAAAGACCAGTTTACCAACTGGATTATAGACCCGGGAAACGACGAGATTTTACTTTGTTCTATTTTCTTCGATTTTGATATTTCTTACGGAAATGTAAATTTATCTAATGCGCTGGCCGATCATATTTTTAGCCTTACCAAAGACAATCGCAAATTCTATGCGGTAATGGGGGCAACAACCTTAAGGAATCCGTCACCGCTTGGTTTCTTCAGGCAGTTTTTATTAGAGGAAGATGGTGAGAATAAAGATTTCTTCGACATTAAAAAACGAGGAATTACGCCACTTACCGATGCGGGCCGTTTACTTATTTTATACCACCAGGTAAAGAATATCAGTAATACTGCCGAGCGCTTTGAAAAACTGGCGCAACTTGAACCAAATAACAAAGAACTTTTCCTGGCTTGCGCCTATGCTTCTAAGGTTTTACTGAAATTTAGAACCCAACACGGTTTGGAAAACAGAAATAGCGGGCGGTTTATAGATTTGGAGAATTTGAGCAAAGAAGAAAAAATAAAACTGAAACGCTGTTTTAAAAGTATAAGACAGGTGCAGGAATTAATAAAATATCGTTTTGAAGTAACCCCATATATTTAATGCTGAATTTATTCAAAAAGAAACCTGATAATCTTCCTGACTTCTGGAATGATTATGAAGCAAAATTTCAGGAAAAATTCCCAAAAGAGATTGCGGGCAACAGATTTGTGGTTTTAGATACAGAAACTACAGGCTTTGATATCAAAAAAGACAGAATGCTTTCTATTGGTGCCGTAGCTATCAAAAATAAATCTATAAATATTGCCGACGGATTTGAAGAATATATTTCCCAAAAAACATTTAATCCTAAAACCGTAAAAATTCACGGAATAATTCAGAATGAACGCATTGAAACCCTCTTGGAAGAAGAAGCGGTAAAAGCATTTTTAAAATATATAGGGAATTCTGTATTAGTAGCGCATCACGCTGGTTTTGATATTGGCATGATCAATGAAGCTTTATCCAGAATGGGATTGCCAAAACTAAAAAATAAAGTTTTGGATACGGTGAATTTATACCGGGGAACCAGGATAATTTCTAATCTTATTAATAGGGAGAAAAGTTATTCCCTAGACGAAATCGCCGAAACATACAATATTGATATCAAAGATAGGCATACCGCCGCAGGCGATGCTTTTATTACCGCCATTGCTTTCCTTACCATACTTGGCAAGCTGAATACCGATAGAAAACTGAATTTAAAAAAAATGTTTAGGTATTAGTAAACCACTTCGGGACAAGCCCATCATTCATTAAATGCAAATGTTCTTAATTTCGAGGCAAGCCTCAGAGCATTTAATTATCGATTAAAAAACCTCACAGGTTTTGAAAACCTGTGAGGTTTGGTGTTTAGAAAGTATATTATTTTTAAAAACTGTATTTAAACTTATAAAACATCTTTCATAATTTCATCTACAACTTCTGGGTTTAGTAAAGTTGACGTATCTCCAAGATCTTCGGTTTGGTTTGAAGCTATTTTACGTAAAATTCTACGCATAATTTTTCCGCTTCGCGTTTTTGGAAGTCCGCTAACAAATTGAATTTTCTCAGGTTTAGCAATTGGCCCAACCTTGTCTGCAATTTGTTGATGAATTTCCTTTCTAAGATTATCCTGATTTCTTGACTCCCCGACTTCTTTTAAAGTAACAAAGGCATAAAGTGCATTTCCTTTTACATCGTGCGGGAATCCAACTACTGCAGATTCAGCTACTGCTGGGTGTTCATCTATAGCATCCTCAATTGGCGCCGTACCTAAATTATGGCCTGAAACTATAATAACATCGTCTACCCTACCGGTAATTCGGTAATAACCAACTTCATCCCTTAAAGCACCATCGCCGGTAAAATACATATTTTCAAACGTAGAAAAATAGGTAGTCTTATAACGTTCGTGGTCTCTCCAAACCGTTCGGGCCATACCGGGCCAAGGGTATTTAATACATAAACGGCCATCTACCTGATTTCCTTTTAATTCATTCCCGTTTTCATCCATTAAAGCAGGTTGAACTCCCGGAAACGGCAAGGTTGCATAGGTTGGTTTTACCGGAGTTACATAAGGAATTGGGGTAATCATAATTCCGCCGGTTTCCGTTTGCCACCAGGTATCTACAATCGGGCTTTTATTTTTTCCTACATTATCATTATACCAGTGCCAGGCTTCCTCATTAATAGGTTCACCAACAGTTCCCAGAACCTTTAAAGAAGAAAGATCGTGGCTTTCTACAAATTCTATATTCCTTTTGGCCAAAGATCTAATTGCCGTTGGCGCGGTATAAAACTGATTTACCTTATGTTTTTCCACTACATCCCAAAATCTTCCGGCATCAGGATAAGAAGGAACGCCTTCAAACATTACTGTAGTTGCGCCGTTTGCCAGTGGGCCGTATAAAATATAAGAGTGGCCGGTTATCCAGCCAATATCAGCTGTACACCAATACACATCACCTTCTTTATACTGAAAAACATTTTTAAAAGTATAGGCTGTGTAAACCATATATCCGGCCGTGGTGTGCAACATTCCTTTTGGTTTCCCGGTGGAACCTGAAGTATACAGAATAAAAAGAGGATCTTCTGCATCCATAGTTTCAGCTTCACATTCATCTGAAGCTTCATCTAATAGCGGTTGCAACCATTCATCACGTCCTTCTTTCATTTCAATATCAGAGTCAAGGCGTTTGGCTACCAAAACCTTTTCTACACCAGGGCATTCTTCCAGGGCTTTATCTACAATTCCTTTAAGGTCTATGGTTTTATTTCCACGGTAAGAACCATCAGAGGTAATAAGCATCTTACAATCGGCATCATTAGTTCTCGTAGCGAGTGCTTTTGAAGAAAAACCTGCAAAAACTACAGAGTGTATTGCTCCAATCCTGGCACAGGCCAGCATCGCAACAGCAAGTTCTGGAATCATGGGTAAGTAAATACAAACCCGGTCGCCTTTTTTAATTCCCTGATTCTTTAACACATTCGCAAACTTGTTTACCTTCTTATGAAGTTCTCCATAGGAAATATGCTGCGCTTCTTCTTCAGGATCGTTAGGCTCCCAGATAATTGCGGTTTTGTCTGACCGATTAAAAAGATACCGATCTATACAATTTTCGGTTATATTAAGTTTAGCATTTTCAAACCATTTTACTTCAGGTTTCTTAAAATCCCAGCTTAATACATTATCCCATTTTTTTCGCCACGAAAAATGTTCTTCGGCTACCTCTTCCCAAAAATTTTCCGGCTCTCTAACCGATTTTCTATAAACTTGAAAATATTCCTCTAAATTCTTAATATGATAATTACTCATAACTTAAATAAATATGTTGATGGTTAAGGGGGTTAATATTGAAAAATATAAAATATCTTTCCTGCAATTTATAAAAACCTTCGGAAACCAAATACCCAAATCTCGTTAATATTGGGCTTTTTCAAGTTTTGCGAGAAGTTTAATAGAATAGAAATTTTGGGATAAAAATTCGAAACAAACTCAGTAAAGAGCTTCTTTGAATTTTAATTTCAAAATAAACAGGTATAAAAAATGGTCTTTTTTAAGATAAGCCCATTTTAAAAAGAAGTAAACTACCTCGCAGCAAGCTCACGAGGCATTCATAGAAAATAATATTTTTAATTTCCAGGCATCCCGATATCTCGGGAGGAGCATTAAATCTCAATTATCGAGTAAAAGATTAATGCTCCACAAATTTTTGATGGTCGCTTAGCCATTTATTTAAATGAGCGTTTTCTTTTTGGGAGACTTTTTTATTGGTTTTCTTCTCCCTCCATGCATTTTCAGATTCTCTCCTAATATAAATTTTTGATCTCTGCCCCAAAGCGACTCCAAAAGCCTTTAATGTAATTTCGGCTTTCGCAACATATGCATCATCGGTGCGCTGTAAATTTATAAGTCTCATTTTTACAATTGTTTCGATTGATTAGCAAATACTGCAATCTTCATTTTGCAAAGACTATGCCCGCAACCAAAGTATTCACAAAGATGTCTTTTTATTACCGAAACTTTAACTTGTGAAAAACTATGTTTATAACTCAGAGCTGTTTTCATAAAACCGCCGATTATTCCCTTTAACTTTACTCTTGTAAAATCATACCGGCGGGTATTACATTTTGTAATAAACAAGGGGAATCATGTGAGAATCATGAGCTGTTGCGCAACTGTAAAGTAGAGTTATCTACAAGCCAGATCACCTTCCCAACCGGGCTGACTTTTGCTTTCGCATAAAAAGTAAATGTCCAGGATAATATTTTTGCGGCCTTCCCGCTCTTCTCTTCTCCATAGACACCTATTTGCTTTTATGCTTTTGATTTAAAAACTAAAACAAAAGTGATATGAGTATTTTTCAAAAACGGGTAAACTACAAACCTTTCGAATATCCCGAAATCCTTCAGTTTACCGAAGCAATAAACCGATCTTTCTGGGTACATTCTGAAGTAGACTTTACCGCCGATGTACAGGATTTTCATTCCCATCTTAGTGAAAATGAAAAACAGGTGATTAAAAAGAGCCTACTTGCCATTGCACAGATTGAAGTAGCCGTTAAATCCTTTTGGGGCGATTTGTATCAACACCTTCCAAAACCAGAATTTAACGGACTCGGGAGTACCTTTGCTGAATGTGAGTTCAGGCATTCGGAAGCTTATTCCCGCTTGCTTGAAGTTTTAGGCTATAACAACGAGTTCGAGAAATTAATTGAAACTCCTGTTATCAAAAAAAGGGTAGCATATCTTTCTGAAGCTTTAGCAAATACAAAATCTTCAGATGAAAAAAAATACGTGTTTTCCCTTATTTTATTTTCGATCTTAATTGAAAACGTATCCCTTTTTAGTCAGTTTGCCATTATTCTTTCTTTTAGCCGATTTAAAGGCGTAATGAAAAATGTGAGCAATATAATTGCCTGGACTTCGGTAGATGAACAAATTCACGCCAATGCCGGGATTTATATCGTTAACCAGATTAAAAATGAATTTCCTGAATTTTTCAACGAGGAAACCAAAACTCAAATTAGGGAAATCATTGCCCACTCTATGGAAGTGGAGTCTGAAATCCTGGATTGGATCTTTGCTGATGGTGCTCTAGAACAGTGCAAAAAAGAAGACCTGCTGAATTTCATGAAATATCGCGTAGACGACAGCCTTCAAAAAATTGGTTTGGAAAAAATATATTTCGTTTCAGAATATGATTATAAAGCCATGTTATGGTTTGAGGAAGAAGTTTTCGCCAATAGTTTAGACGACTTTTTTGCCAAGCGCCCGGTAGATTATACCAAACACGATAAGAGCATCACAGCCGATGATCTTTTTTAATAAGATTTCCGAAGAAATAATTCAACTTAAAATCCAGCAAAATGCCCGAAACAATAATTAAAGAAACCCAACAAGAACGCCTATGGTGGCTCAATGAAGAAAGCCAGCAAATACTTAACCGCGGCTATTTACTAAAAGGAGAAACCACAAAATCTGCTATTGAGCGCGTTGCAAATGCAGCTGCAAAAAGGCTCTACAAACCCGAACTGGCTGAAGCTTTTATAGAAATGATAGAGCGTGGATGGATGAGTTTAAGTTCACCTATTTGGGCCAATATGGGCACCGAACGCGGATTGCCAATCTCCTGTTTTAATGTATATGTACCCGATAATATTGAAGGTATTACCCACAAACTGGGCGAGGTAATTATGCAAACCAAGATTGGTGGTGGTACTTCCGGATATTTTGGAGAACTAAGGGGCCGTGGTAGCGCGGTAACCGATAACGGAAAAAGTAGCGGAGCAACCAGTTTTATGAAGCTTTTTGATACCGCTATGGATACTATTTCTCAAGGTGGTGTGCGCCGGGGAGCTTTTGCAGCTTACCTGGATATAGACCATCCCGATATTAAGGAATTTCTGGAGATAAAAAATATTGGAAATCCAATTCAGAATTTATTTTACGGCGTTTGTGTGCCCGATTACTGGATGCAAGAAATGATAGATGGCGATCGTGATAAACGGGAAATCTGGGCTAAAGTTTTAGAAAGCAGGCAGCAAAAAGGCTTGCCCTACATTTTCTTTAAAGACAATATTAACCGATTTAAACCGCAGGTTTATAAGGATAAAAACTATGTTATAAATTCCAGCAATTTGTGTTCAGAAATCGCACTGCCTTCTACCGAAGAAGAGTCTTTTATTTGCTGTCTTTCTTCAATGAATTTGGAGCTTTATGATGAATGGAAAGATACTGAAGCCGTAAAACTGGCTATCTACTTTTTAGACGCTGTTTTGCAGGAATTTATCGCAAAAACCGAAGATAATTATTACCTCACTCCTGCCAATAAATTTGCAAAAAGACATAGGGCACTCGGTCTTGGTGTTATGGGTTGGCATTCTTATCTTCAGAAGAACAGAATTCCTTTTGAAGGCTTAAAAGCAAAAGGCTTAACGAATTCCATTTTTAAAGAAATTAATGAGAAAGCTACAAAAGCGAGTAAAGAATTAGCTAATATTTATGGCGAACCCGAGGTTTTAAAAGGCTACGGATTAAGAAATACCACCCTAATGGCCGTGGCACCTACCACATCTTCTTCTGCAATTTTAGGCCAGGCATCACCGGGAATTGAACCTTTTAGCAGCAATTACTACAAGGCAGGTTTAGCTAAAGGAAATTTTATGCGCAAGAATAAATATTTAAAGCAACTACTTCAGGAAAAAGGACTGGATACCGAAGAAACCTGGCGCAGCATTATGCTGAATCACGGAAGCGTACAGCATTTAAAAGAATTGAGTGATGAAGAGCGAATGATTTTCAAAACCTTTAAAGAAATAAGTCAGTTAGAGATTATTCAGCAGGCTTCGGTTAGGCAAAAATATATAGACCAGGCGCAAAGTTTAAATTTGAATATTCCTTCAGATCTTCCGGTCAGAGAAGTTAATAAGCTGATGATAGAAGCCTGGCAACTCGGTGTAAAAACACTTTACTACCAAAGAAGCCAAAGTGTTTCCAAAGAATTTATAGCCAATATGGTGAATTGTGCTAGTTGTGAAGCTTAGGTTATAAAATTTAAATAAAGATAAAGGCTGTTTGAGAACTCATCTTTTCGTCAAGCTGAACTTGTTTTCAGCTTCTAACATGTTGTAAATAATTAACATGTTAGATCCTGAAATAAATTCAGGATGACGATCTGAGATATTTCAAACAGCCTTTTCTTATTCTTAAAATTCAACTTACATAGCTCCCCATTCTTTTAGAGAGTCTTTGTTCATTTTTACGTAATCCTGGTTTCCGGCTTTTTCAGCTCCAGCTAAAGACTTTTTGGCAGCTTCAATTGCTTCTTCTTTTTTTCCAAGATCGGCAGCGATAAGCGATTTTTTCCTTAAAATCCAGAACGCATTTAGATCCCCCATTTCAAGAGACTTATTTATCCATTCATAAGCCTGTTCCAAATCTTTATTGGCATCGTGATAATAGCTTGCAGCAGCAAAATAATCACCTGCCCCTGGGCCGTTCATTACCTTGTCTATACTTGCCATTGCTTTTTCTTCGGTAGGCACTTCAAATCTTAAACTTGCCACTGTATTTTCCCAAATAATATTAAGAGCGGCAGAATCATTCTTCAGCTCATCTATCATAATGGTAAAAGTTTCCATTTTAAAAGGAAGCTCCATCACTTCAGCAGTTGCTTTTAGGGCTACTTTTTCTTCATTCCATTCCGCAGGATTTCCCCAGTTAGAGGCATCAGAATAAAACATCACTTCCCATTCGTCTTCCTGTGGAATAGTATAAATGGCATAAGTTCCTGCCTTTAATTCATTACCTTGAATAGTGATATCGTCGCTAAAAGTAATTTTTGTGTTCTCGTTAGCACCGGTACGCCATACATCGCCGAATGGCACCAGTTCCCCAAATATCTCGCGATCTCTCATTCCGGGACGGGAATATTCGAGGGTAACATCGGTAAGTCCAACTTTTTGTTCAACTTTAGTAAATGGGCTAGGTTGTGGCGCCTGTACCTGTGCTTGAGTAGCACTCATAAGCCCGGCTGTGCATAAAAATAAAAGTAGTTTTTTCATTATTTAGTTTGTCTTTAGTTTGATCAAATATACCGAGAAATTGATTACAAATTTAGAAAGGAACCAACTTCATTTATATTTTGTTTAACTATAATAATTTTATTTTAAACAAAACTACGTTTAATTTTACATTCAAATACATTTAGAATGAAAATCTATACTAAGAAATCGGTACAAAAACTTCCCATAAGTCTTGAAGAAGCCTGGGAATTTCTGTCAAGCCCAGGAAATTTAAAGACAATTACACCAGATTATATGGGATTTAATATTCTCTCGGGAGCCGATCGCCCAATGTACCCGGGGCAAATTATTCAATATATAGTGACACCTATAGCGGGAATAAAAACCAAGTGGGTAACCGAAATAACCCACGTTAAAGACAAAGAATACTTTGTAGATGAACAACGTTTTGGACCTTATGCACTTTGGCACCACAAGCACTTCTTAAAGAAAATACCCGGCGGTGTAGAAATGGAAGATATTGTAGATTATAAATTACCCTTCGGAATTTTAGGACAAATGGTTCATCCTATTCTTGTAGCTCCTAAACTGAATGAGATATTCGATTACAGGCAGAAAAAACTCGTAGAACTTTTTGGCGAATTTGATGAAAGTAAAACCAAAAATTCAACTCTCAAACAGGACATTTTAGCGTAATCCAAAAAAAATAAATTATGAAAAAGAATATTTTACTTATTGGCGGCTCTACTGGTATCGGACTTGAAATTGCCAATCAACTAGTTATAGAAAGTAATGTAATTGTGGCCTCAAGAAACAAAGGCGAATTAAATGATGATATTAAACATCTAGAATTCGATGTTTTAAAAGATAATATTGAAGACCTTGAGTTGCCTGAAGAAATCCACGGCCTGGTTTATTGCCCCGGCAGCATCAACCTGAAACCTTTTAAAATCCTAAAACATAAAGATTTTGAGGAAGAAATGAATCTTAATTTTTTAAGTTTGGTAAAAGTAGTTCAGGGAGTAATGCCGAAATTAAAAGAAGCCGAAAATGCAAGTTTGGTATTTTTTAGCACCGTGGCCGTTAAAGTTGGAATGCCCTTTCATACCAGCGTTGCTGCGGCAAAAGGTGCGATTGAAGGATTTGCAAAATCTCTCGCAGCAGAGTATGCTCCCAGCCTTCGTGTAAACGTGATCGCTCCATCTTTAACCGATACTCCGCTAGCTGAAAAGTTATTGTCTAATGATTCCAAGAAAGAGAAGATGAGTGAAAGACATCCGCTTAAAAGGGTTGGAAATGCGAAGGATATTGCAAACGCAGCTACCTTTTTATTAAGCGATGAAAACAGCTGGATTACCGGCCAGATTATTGGGGTAGACGGCGGACTTTCAACTTTAAATATTTCATAAATGAGTAACGAAGTGAATATTTTCTGGTTTAGACGCGATTTAAGATTAGACGATAATGTAGGTTTTCTCGAAGCTTTAAAAACTGATAAACCGGTTTTACCAATTTTTATTTTTGATACTGAAATCCTGGATAAATTACCTGAAAACGACGCCCGGATAACATTTATACACGAGCAGCTTCAGGAAATGCGAAAAGAACTGCAGGATGATTTTAGCAGTTCTATCGGGATGTATCACGGGAAACCAAAAGAGATTTTTTATCAGTTAATTAAAGAATATCAAATCGCTGAAGTATTCACTAACCACGATTATGAACCTTACGCAATCCAAAGAGATAAGGAAATAGCCGAGTTACTTTCTGAAAATAGTATTGAATTTCACACTTTTAAAGACCAGGTTATCTTTGAAAAAGATGAGGTGCTTAAGAAAGATGGCGATCCTTATATGGTTTATACACCATATATGAAAGTTTGGAAAGAGCATTTTAAATCCCTAGATCTTAAAATTCATTATACCAGCCAATATTTGGACAATCTTGTTCAAAATACCCGCTTACCAAATTTAAGTTTAAGTGATATTGGTTTTAAACCTTCAGAAATCAAAGTGCCGGATTATGATGTTACGCCTACTTTAATTCAGCAATACGAAAATACCCGAAATATTCCCGGGAAAGATGGTACTTCAAGATTAGGAACCCATCTTAGGTTTGGTACTGTTAGCATTCGAAAAATGGTAAAAAAAGCAAATGCCGAAACAAATAAAACCTTTTTCAATGAATTGATCTGGAGGGAGTTCTTTATGCAAGTGCTGTATCACAACCCCGATACTGTAACTGAATCTTTTAAAAAGAAATATGACCGCATTGAATGGCGCAATAACGAAGAGGAATTTGAAAAGTGGAAAACAGGAAACACAGGTTATCCACTGGTCGATGCAGGAATGCGCCAATTAAACAAAACTGGATTTATGCATAATCGCGTA is a window of Salegentibacter salegens DNA encoding:
- a CDS encoding 3'-5' exonuclease — encoded protein: MLNLFKKKPDNLPDFWNDYEAKFQEKFPKEIAGNRFVVLDTETTGFDIKKDRMLSIGAVAIKNKSINIADGFEEYISQKTFNPKTVKIHGIIQNERIETLLEEEAVKAFLKYIGNSVLVAHHAGFDIGMINEALSRMGLPKLKNKVLDTVNLYRGTRIISNLINREKSYSLDEIAETYNIDIKDRHTAAGDAFITAIAFLTILGKLNTDRKLNLKKMFRY
- the acs gene encoding acetate--CoA ligase translates to MSNYHIKNLEEYFQVYRKSVREPENFWEEVAEEHFSWRKKWDNVLSWDFKKPEVKWFENAKLNITENCIDRYLFNRSDKTAIIWEPNDPEEEAQHISYGELHKKVNKFANVLKNQGIKKGDRVCIYLPMIPELAVAMLACARIGAIHSVVFAGFSSKALATRTNDADCKMLITSDGSYRGNKTIDLKGIVDKALEECPGVEKVLVAKRLDSDIEMKEGRDEWLQPLLDEASDECEAETMDAEDPLFILYTSGSTGKPKGMLHTTAGYMVYTAYTFKNVFQYKEGDVYWCTADIGWITGHSYILYGPLANGATTVMFEGVPSYPDAGRFWDVVEKHKVNQFYTAPTAIRSLAKRNIEFVESHDLSSLKVLGTVGEPINEEAWHWYNDNVGKNKSPIVDTWWQTETGGIMITPIPYVTPVKPTYATLPFPGVQPALMDENGNELKGNQVDGRLCIKYPWPGMARTVWRDHERYKTTYFSTFENMYFTGDGALRDEVGYYRITGRVDDVIIVSGHNLGTAPIEDAIDEHPAVAESAVVGFPHDVKGNALYAFVTLKEVGESRNQDNLRKEIHQQIADKVGPIAKPEKIQFVSGLPKTRSGKIMRRILRKIASNQTEDLGDTSTLLNPEVVDEIMKDVL
- a CDS encoding SDR family NAD(P)-dependent oxidoreductase encodes the protein MKKNILLIGGSTGIGLEIANQLVIESNVIVASRNKGELNDDIKHLEFDVLKDNIEDLELPEEIHGLVYCPGSINLKPFKILKHKDFEEEMNLNFLSLVKVVQGVMPKLKEAENASLVFFSTVAVKVGMPFHTSVAAAKGAIEGFAKSLAAEYAPSLRVNVIAPSLTDTPLAEKLLSNDSKKEKMSERHPLKRVGNAKDIANAATFLLSDENSWITGQIIGVDGGLSTLNIS
- a CDS encoding DUF294 nucleotidyltransferase-like domain-containing protein, translated to MKNTIASRIADFLKNYPPFNLLKKEDLLMISTQVKVKYLEKGKLLFAEGDVGHKRFYVVNKGAISLERDNDGKRQTIDKCDEGDIFGLRPLFAKENYLINAIAEEETILYAIPIKKFKPLSEENKEVGNFLMQSFASNTRNPYAEAHKGKLISEKEPVENQYKPNNNLFELQPAPVTRKVVMTSPETTIKAAAQLMSKKKVGSVLVVKENIPKGIVTDEDFRDMVATGAFGIETEVSKIMASPVICYPQGLTIAQAQLTMMKHHINHICITEDGTPNTKVVGILSEHDIMVSEGHNPSVLMKAIQRSSSTNELKKIRHKITLLLRGFLAANIPLNHISKIIFELNDATIKRIIERCIKKLATPPPCDFTWISLGSQGRKEQLLQTDQDNALIFEDVPEEKLEETRAYFLELARKVNKRLNIIGYEFCPAEMMAKNPKYCLSLSEWKDQFTNWIIDPGNDEILLCSIFFDFDISYGNVNLSNALADHIFSLTKDNRKFYAVMGATTLRNPSPLGFFRQFLLEEDGENKDFFDIKKRGITPLTDAGRLLILYHQVKNISNTAERFEKLAQLEPNNKELFLACAYASKVLLKFRTQHGLENRNSGRFIDLENLSKEEKIKLKRCFKSIRQVQELIKYRFEVTPYI
- a CDS encoding ribonucleotide-diphosphate reductase subunit beta yields the protein MSIFQKRVNYKPFEYPEILQFTEAINRSFWVHSEVDFTADVQDFHSHLSENEKQVIKKSLLAIAQIEVAVKSFWGDLYQHLPKPEFNGLGSTFAECEFRHSEAYSRLLEVLGYNNEFEKLIETPVIKKRVAYLSEALANTKSSDEKKYVFSLILFSILIENVSLFSQFAIILSFSRFKGVMKNVSNIIAWTSVDEQIHANAGIYIVNQIKNEFPEFFNEETKTQIREIIAHSMEVESEILDWIFADGALEQCKKEDLLNFMKYRVDDSLQKIGLEKIYFVSEYDYKAMLWFEEEVFANSLDDFFAKRPVDYTKHDKSITADDLF
- a CDS encoding cryptochrome/photolyase family protein encodes the protein MSNEVNIFWFRRDLRLDDNVGFLEALKTDKPVLPIFIFDTEILDKLPENDARITFIHEQLQEMRKELQDDFSSSIGMYHGKPKEIFYQLIKEYQIAEVFTNHDYEPYAIQRDKEIAELLSENSIEFHTFKDQVIFEKDEVLKKDGDPYMVYTPYMKVWKEHFKSLDLKIHYTSQYLDNLVQNTRLPNLSLSDIGFKPSEIKVPDYDVTPTLIQQYENTRNIPGKDGTSRLGTHLRFGTVSIRKMVKKANAETNKTFFNELIWREFFMQVLYHNPDTVTESFKKKYDRIEWRNNEEEFEKWKTGNTGYPLVDAGMRQLNKTGFMHNRVRMLVGSFLCKHLLIDWRWGEAYFAEKLLDYEMSSNVGNWQWVAGSGVDAAPYFRIFNPTTQIDKFDKDKKYIKKWVEEFETDDYPEKMVDHKEARERALKVYKDAVS
- a CDS encoding SRPBCC family protein; the encoded protein is MKIYTKKSVQKLPISLEEAWEFLSSPGNLKTITPDYMGFNILSGADRPMYPGQIIQYIVTPIAGIKTKWVTEITHVKDKEYFVDEQRFGPYALWHHKHFLKKIPGGVEMEDIVDYKLPFGILGQMVHPILVAPKLNEIFDYRQKKLVELFGEFDESKTKNSTLKQDILA
- a CDS encoding DUF2911 domain-containing protein, which codes for MKKLLLFLCTAGLMSATQAQVQAPQPSPFTKVEQKVGLTDVTLEYSRPGMRDREIFGELVPFGDVWRTGANENTKITFSDDITIQGNELKAGTYAIYTIPQEDEWEVMFYSDASNWGNPAEWNEEKVALKATAEVMELPFKMETFTIMIDELKNDSAALNIIWENTVASLRFEVPTEEKAMASIDKVMNGPGAGDYFAAASYYHDANKDLEQAYEWINKSLEMGDLNAFWILRKKSLIAADLGKKEEAIEAAKKSLAGAEKAGNQDYVKMNKDSLKEWGAM
- a CDS encoding ribonucleoside-diphosphate reductase subunit alpha, which encodes MPETIIKETQQERLWWLNEESQQILNRGYLLKGETTKSAIERVANAAAKRLYKPELAEAFIEMIERGWMSLSSPIWANMGTERGLPISCFNVYVPDNIEGITHKLGEVIMQTKIGGGTSGYFGELRGRGSAVTDNGKSSGATSFMKLFDTAMDTISQGGVRRGAFAAYLDIDHPDIKEFLEIKNIGNPIQNLFYGVCVPDYWMQEMIDGDRDKREIWAKVLESRQQKGLPYIFFKDNINRFKPQVYKDKNYVINSSNLCSEIALPSTEEESFICCLSSMNLELYDEWKDTEAVKLAIYFLDAVLQEFIAKTEDNYYLTPANKFAKRHRALGLGVMGWHSYLQKNRIPFEGLKAKGLTNSIFKEINEKATKASKELANIYGEPEVLKGYGLRNTTLMAVAPTTSSSAILGQASPGIEPFSSNYYKAGLAKGNFMRKNKYLKQLLQEKGLDTEETWRSIMLNHGSVQHLKELSDEERMIFKTFKEISQLEIIQQASVRQKYIDQAQSLNLNIPSDLPVREVNKLMIEAWQLGVKTLYYQRSQSVSKEFIANMVNCASCEA